Below is a window of Humulus lupulus chromosome 2, drHumLupu1.1, whole genome shotgun sequence DNA.
gtcTAAATTGATCTGTTATTAAGATCAGTCACGAGTCATGATCATTGctgttcttgaagaaacttttcgTACTCCTTAGTGATGTTTAACATGCTCGCCATGTTGATCGACCCTTCTAAATTTTCTTTTCTCTAACTGTTTAACCAAACTTTTTGGATCTGATTCTCTATGTAGTAATAACCTCACTTGATAAGGCCTCTCTTTGCCTGGTTTCATTTCTTGTATATCTAGTGTAATAGTTTGAAATGTATGCAGATGGTCGTCTTCGGCATGCTTTTATTGGCATAGGTTTTAGAGAAAGAACAGAGGCTTATGACTTCCAAGCTGCTCTGCATGATCATATGAAGTATCCTCCGCCTCCTAATTTCAATACTTTCCATTTTGatcaaattttttaaaatgatCAACTCGTATATGCTTAGAAGATGATTTTATATGCTGTATTAGTTACACTCTCATACCATTCTGTTTGACTGTAGATATCTGGACAAGAAGAAGACTGCAGAGAAGATGGAGCAGCAATTCCAGAGAACATCATCAATTGATTACAGCTTGAAAGATGGGGAAACTCTTGTTCTGCAATTAAAGAACAATGTAAACTGCATTTGTATTGCTTTGTCAATGTCTTTATATGATGACTGAATACTCCTTAAGGTATGCTAACTGAATATCTGGTTTTGGTGTCAACAGAGAAGTGGCCAAAGTATCAAGTCCAAGTTTTTTGAGCAGGGTTCGAACAATTCATCACCTGAGAATAAGGGTGATATCATAAAAGAGCCCAAGATTTGTATCAAACTGCCGCCCCCTCCCCCTGCCCCGCTTTCACCTTCTGGTACTGGTCAGATGTCCCCGTCAAACTCTCCAACAACTTTCAATCTTGAGGCAGCTTCTAAACATGGGGATTTAGTATCAACAAAAGAGGATTCAAAAAACACAGATTCATCAGAAAATCAAAGCACAGATGTACCAGATGATGATTTTGGAGATTTTCAAACAGCTGGTTAATATTTAAGTATTAGGGGGGCAACATACATAACCATACTAAGAATACCTGAAATTTTCTTTCACTGTGGTTTTCTGTTAGATTTGGTGTTTGTGATGGTTTTAACAACCTCAAAGATCTTGTTGATGTGGTGTATATTCGGCTAAATATTTACCAATGTGAATTTACTTTGAGACAAATAAGTCTACCCACCCTAGCCTAGTGACTTAAAAATTTGGTCATAATTATACAATACTTGTATTTAAGCATTTGGCAAACCAAAACAAATAACATGAATTGCCAGTTGGTTTCTTTCACCCTAGTAACCTAAGTTCGAATGTGAATGACAATTTTTGTTGCTTTCTCTTACTAACCAAGTAAGATTGAAATGTATGACTAATATTTTTGGAAGAAAGTAAATGATTTTCTTGTCGGTTTAGTAAAAAACAACTGAAATGGTTATAAAAGTAAATAGTCACAGCATTAGTGATGGGGAAATTACTTTACAATATTTGGGACTACAAACAGCTAGCTAGTCCTTAGAGGATAAGGGAAACAAAGTAGTCCAAATTTATGGTATAAGAACATTTGTGGTGAAGTTTCttgatgtttattattattgttattcggttcagatttttctttttaaatttatttataaaatattattataattgttgTGTTGTTTTTAGCACAAATGCGACAAGGGGTCATTATGTATTTTTGCTGAATGAAAATTGTGGATTTACAACATAATCTTTGGCTAAAAAAATAATGATATGAGCACTAAAATTATGCATCAAAACATTAAATCAACTGACATgatattgttttttaaaatagtgagtcgCACTTGAAATAAATTTGATTGATTAAATGAAACTGTCACGTCAGTTGGTGTAATGTTTTGGTGCACATATTATTACCCTTTTGCTGAATGGAAAGCGTGGATTTACAACATTTCGTTTAAAGTGTCGATTTGTACCTGACAATCATGTACACACTAGCAATAACTTAAGGATCCATTAGCTCGAGGAGTGTTTGTGTAGGAGGATTGATCTCACATACTGATACTATACTAGTGTTGTGTGACAATTCATTAGAAGCCGAATTAAATTGCCAAAGAAGACTAATGCATTATTTGATTTGTATTAATTAGATATGTAAATTAAGGGAAATATCCCAATTTATTAAGAAAAGAATTTCATAGATTATTTGTGGTGCCTGAAAACACCAAACAAGAAACCAAAAATTTAACAAGAACAATAAGATAATAGCCAAAAACAAAGAACAAAACTAACAACAACATAGTTATGTGGTTCAGCACAATGAATGTGCTTACATCCACGAGAGAGAACAACCAGCAGGCTTGAATCTTTATTGATGAAGCTTAAGTACAGATTACAGTGATGAATCCAAACTCAGCCTTACAACAATAGTGGTGTCTTGCACCGATTACACAAAACAATTTACAATGTAGAAGAAAGATTTAGAACATAGGTCCTCTCTTCTGAACTCTCTTCTCTTCTAAACTCTCGCTGAAAATTTGGTCATATTTTGAAATGAGATTGCAGCTTTCCTTCTATAACCAAGTGAGGCTGACTAAGACCAATCTTGAGTGTAACTGTTTTAACTGCCAAAAAACAAAACTTAGGTGAGTTTTAAGTGAGCTGAACCCAACAAATTCCACCTGGTTTAGTTCACTTAAAAGAATCTAAATGAGCAAATATAACTGAGATGACTATTCTCTAATTCCAATGAATAAGTCTTAGTAAGAGACTTAATAACTTTCAACACATAGCAAGTTTAGACAATGTCTAAACTTTTTTGTAGTGACACTTTTAGTAAAGATATCGGCTGGATTGTCATGGGTGCTAATTTTCTTGACAAAAACTTGTTTAGATTGAATGATATCTCTAATAAAATGTAGCTTGATGTCTATGTGTTTAGACCTTTCATGAAACATAGGATTCTTCCTAAGATGTAGGGCACTTTGATTATCACAATGAACTGTGATGTCATCCGATTTAAATCCTTGTTCTTCAGTTAACCCTCTAAGCCAAATTGCCTCTTTAATTGCTTCTGTAGCTGCCATATATTCAGCCTTTGTTGATGACAGTGCAACTACCTTTTGTAAGTTTGATTTCCAGCTGATACAACCTCCAAGAACTGTGAAGACATAGCCTGTTAGAGACCTTCAAGTGTCAATGTTTCCAACAAAGTCTGAGTCAACAAAGCCTGTTACTTCTTCATTAAATTGACTCTCATTTCTGAACACCAAACATGTATTCAGTGTTCCCTTAATGTATCTCATAACCCACTTGACAACATCTGAATGCTCAGCTCCTGGATTGGCAATGTATCGGCTAACAACACTCATAGAGTGTGCCAAATCTGGTCTTGTGCATACCATAGAGTACATTAAGCTACCAATACAGCTAGCATAGGGTAAAAATTTCATGTATGCTTTCTCAGCATCTGTACTTGGTGATTGTTTCATTGACAACTTAAAGTGTTGGGCAATGGGTGTATAAACAGCTTTGGAATTGATCATTCCAAACTTTTCTAAAACTTTCTGTAAGTATCCTCTTTGAGACAAAGTAATGACATGTGGTTGAGGCCTTTTAATGTCAATACCAATAATTTTTTTGGCTGTCCCGAGATCCTTCATCTCAAATTCATGCTTAAGCTTTTCTTTAAGcttattaatttttgttatttCCTTTCCAATAATCAAGATATCGTCAACATATAGTAGCAAGTAAATCTAATTATTGGAATATATACATGGATCAAACTTACTCTTCTCATAACCAatcttagtcatataatcatcaaatctaagattccactGTCTTCGGGCTTGTCTAAGTCCATAAAGTGATTTCTTAACTAGG
It encodes the following:
- the LOC133817391 gene encoding uncharacterized protein At1g03900 translates to MEKEQKGPNDQERVEEEDTEALELVLFQVSECYVYLIPPRKSAASYRADEWDVNKWEWQGVLKVSSKGEECIIRLEDKNTGELYARAFLRNGEPHPVEPVIDSSRYFVLRVEENIDGRLRHAFIGIGFRERTEAYDFQAALHDHMKYLDKKKTAEKMEQQFQRTSSIDYSLKDGETLVLQLKNNRSGQSIKSKFFEQGSNNSSPENKGDIIKEPKICIKLPPPPPAPLSPSGTGQMSPSNSPTTFNLEAASKHGDLVSTKEDSKNTDSSENQSTDVPDDDFGDFQTAG